The Spirochaetota bacterium genomic sequence TTCGTCAATAAAGTATCCTAAAATATGTTGTTGAGAACCATCAACCGGAAGTACTGATGTTATCTCCACACCAGGAACGTATTCGATATCGTATTTTGGTGAAATACTTCTGGCAACCTCAAGAGATTCAATTGAGTCATGGTCAGTAATTGAAATTGCGGAGAGGGGTAAATTACATGCAGACTTAAATATCTCTTCAACTGAAAGATCAGCATCTTCGCTAAAATTGGAGTGAATATGAAGATCAATGGTCTTTCCCATGGCTGCCTGGTAATCCAACAATTATTCCCTTTCTTGCAAGATCCCCTCTTTTAACAAGGTTTACAGAGATGTGTGAAAACCTTATAGTGAAGCTGTTCCTATGTTCAAGGAGAAGTTATCTCATAATGCAATGAGGACATTGTAAGTATAATTCTATTAAATTGTCAATACAATACACTATTTATTATTTATGTTAATGTCGAATACAGCATAGTTATTATTAAGGATATAAAAAAAACATCCCTGCTAAAAAGCAGGGATGAATATCCAAGGGTCTCTCATTTCGGGGGAGGTATGTGGGAACCGAAAATAGAGGATTAAAAAATTGTAGATATTGTTTAACAAACAAGAACAACATATCAATATCAAAAGTAAACTGACAATCAAAAATTTTTTTATCATCAAAAAATTATTAGAGACCTTCTGGTCGGTTAATTGTGGTTTGAATGTGGATGTTATCTTGTTTTTCAATAATTCTGAAAATATTATTATGTTAGGATAGTAATATGTTCCGATGACTGAAGTGGAGATGATTATTGAGTAATGTAATAATCCAACATGAATGACTATAGAGATGAAACCTATAAAGGGCTTCACTTAGTTATTAGAAAAAAGATGGCTTTGATATTGACAAATTTTATAAAAAAGGTTATTTAATACATTGATGCTTCACTTCCTAAAGCTATGTGAAATATTTTGTAATGAAGGTTTCAATAAATAAACAGAAATTGAGATAAAAGAATAATTACGTAACTTATATTACTTACATAAATTTCAATTATTAACGGTATTATAATCATTACCATTAAACTCGCAGCAGTTTTTAGTATAATAGAATTACATATACATATGCTCTCAATAACTATCAGGGAAGGTGTCTTAATTTTGGCTAACTTTTCAGAAGAGACGCATTATTACATTTTATAAAAAAGAGGTATTGATATGAAAAAGATCCTTTGTACAATAGCTTTTTTAACTATATATTTTTTCCCTTCAACAAATGAGTTAATTAGCCGGGAAGCAAAAAAAAAGATATTTCATGGGAGAGTAATATGTGTAAATAGTGACAATATTGAGATCAAAAGGGGAAAAATTGAGTTAATATTGTATTTTACTGAGAATACTCGCTATATAAAAATGGATAAAACTGAAGGAAGTAAAGGGATTATTGAGATATGCCAGGAAGTAAAGGCGTATTATATTAAAGAGAAAAAGAAGAATATGCTTGTTAAGATTGTTATTTTAAAGAATAGTGACTGCTTTTAATGGAATAATGCCATGCAGGATGGCATAAAGGAAAATATGTTCATATCAGGTTTTTCGACAGTTAGAAATGGGATAAAGCTTGGTTATCCACTTGTGGAATCAATACGGTCTATTCTCCCAGTGGTTGATGAGTTTGTTATCACAATAGGCAAATCCGATGATAACACACTTAAGACAGTCAAAAGGATTGGAGATCCGAAGATAAAGGTACTTGAGACAACTTGGGATTCTAGATTTACTGTAAAAGGTAGAATCCTCGCCGTACAATCCAATTTGGCTTTGTTCCAATGCACCGGCACATGGGCTTTCTACATTCAGGCTGATGAAGTCTTTCACGAAGATGACCATAATAGAATTGTAAAGTTTTGTGAAAATTATAGTAAGGATGAGGAAGTGGAGGGATTTCTTTTCGATTACACCCATTTTTTTGGGAATTATAGCTGGTATGGGGATTCCTACCACTGGTATAGAAAGGAGATTCGGGTCATTCGAAATCATAGGGGAATAATCTCCTGGCGATCTGCTCAGAGCTTCAGGGTTGATGGAAGGAAAATAGGGGTTGTTGATACCGGATGTCGAATATTTCACTATGGGTGGGTGCGTCCGCCAAAGGTTATGGCAGAAAAGATAAAACAACATGATGAGCTGCATCATGGAAGGGGATATAATAAAAATATTCATCAAATGGACTATAATTATCTCAATGAAATGGATACTAAATGCATGAAACCCTTTAACGGGAAACACCCTAAGGTAATGACTGACATTATTAAGGGTTATAATATTGATTTCGATCCTTCATCGATTCAATATAAGCCAAATATGAAGGATTTGCGAAGAAGGGTAGTGAATAAGCTTGGCAAGTGCACAGGGTGGTATCCAGGAGAATATAAAAATTATAAGAAACTGAAACTCAAGCAATCTGATAGAGTCCAAATAATAAAGAGTGACCATTAGGATTTGGTATTTCTTTCCGTTATAATATAATCATAAAATCTAAAATTTTATATGCTACTGGGAATTATACAGGATTTATTTTGAGAAATCCATATCAGAAGTGAAGGCTATTGATATCATTCTATTTTTAATAATTGATATATAGGAAAACTGCCAAACAAGAGGAAATACAGAATTGACCAGGGATATTCATAGTATTTACATGATTGGAATATGCGGAATTGCAATGGGCACTCTAGCATGTATGCTGAAGCAGATGGGTTTTAATATATCTGGTTCTGATGATAATGTATATCCTCCCATGAGTGATATACTCCATGAATGGAATATTGATGTGCATATCGGATTTAACGCGGATAATATCGATGATCCTGATCTTATTATTATTGGGAATGCTATCAGCAGGGGTAACGTAGAGGCGGAATATACACTGAATAGAAGGATACCTTATCTCTCTATGGCTCAGGCGCTGTACAATTTTTTTTTAAGGGATAAAGAGGTTGTCTCTGTTTCAGGAACACATGGCAAAACCACAACAACAGCGCTTCTATCACATATATTGGAGCATGCTGGGGGGGAGCCATCCTTTTTCATAGGTGGTGTATCAAGAAATTATAATACAAATTTTAAACTTGGATTAGGTAAATACTTTATTATTGAGGGTGATGAATACGATTCCGCCTTTTTTGAAAAGTTTCCCAAATTTATTCTCTACAGGCCCCATCACCTAGTGCTTACCTCCCTTGAGTTTGATCATGCTGATATATATAACAGCCTTGATGAGATAAAGTTATGGTTTAAACGGCTTGTTAACATTATCCCATCTGAGGGAAACATCATTTTATCCCATGAATATCCTCACCTGAGTGAAGTTGTATCAAGATCCTATGCAAAATGCTATTCCTTTGGAAATTTGGATTCCGATATCTGCTATGAATTTCTAAGACATTCCGGCGATTTTTCTGAACTCAAGATTAGATTTAAACAGTTTAATGATATTAGGTTGGTCACAAAGCTTTTTGGGGACTATAATTATGCTAATATTGCCGCAGCTGTTTCAATGGCCTTACTGCTAGGTGTTAATGAGGCCCATATTCAGCATGCTGTGAAGACATTCAAGGGTGTAAAGAGGAGACAGGAATTGATCTTTAGCAGCAATACCATCAAAATTTATGAAGATTTTGCACACCACCCCACTGAGATCAGCTCATTCCTCAATGGTTTGAGGAAAAGATACCCAGACTCAATCCTCTGGGCTATCTATGAACCAAGATCTGCAACAAGCAGAAGAAATATTTTTCAGGATGAGCTTTCTTGTTCATTCGCTCCATCCAATAGAATCCTCTTTAAAAGACCCTTTAAACTGCAATCCATTCCTGAATCAGATAGGATCGATATTGAGAGGGTTCAACAGGATATAATTAATATGAAAAGGGATGCCTTTCTATTTAATAGTGTTGATGAGATTGTTGATTTCACATTCAGGGAGATAGATCCCCAAAGGGATAACGTTATAGCCATAATGTCAAATGGAGGATTTGACAATATCTATGAGAAGATGACATGGAGAGCAAGGGAGATAACCTAGGAGTTATATTATAAGCTCTGTGAATTGATGGAGGGAAGAGTCCATAGACTTTTATCTAAGGTTGTTGGTGATGAATCAAAGGCAGAAGGAGATAGTCGAAATATACAACTCAATTAGGAGCAGAATAGAGACGCAGTTGGAGAGTTTTAGACGCATTTGGATAGAATTCGATGATAAGGATATCTTTGCTGAGCTTGTTTTCTGCCTATTGACACCTCAATCGCGGGCAAAATCATGTTGGATAGCGGTTAATAATCTTAGGAAAAAGAATTTGCTCTTCAACGGATGCTATAATGATATAAATATGGAATTGAATTTAGTCAGGTTTAAGAATAGAAAGACCGAATATATTCTTTTGTCCAGAAACCTTTTTATAACAGATGGCAAGATATCATTAAAAAATTCGATCAATCAATTGGATAATGTGTACTCAAAGAGAGATTGGTTAGTAGAGAGGATTAAGGGATTTGGCTATAAGGAGGCGAGTCATTTTCTTAGGAATATCGGATTTAGCGAGAATATTGCTATTCTTGATAGGCATATTCTCAAGAATTTAAGGTTGTCAAGGGTTATTGACGAGATTCCTGATTCACTCTCCAAAAAGAGATATATTGATATGGAGAATAGGATGAAGGACTATGCAACTGACATAAGAATCCCATTGAATCATCTTGATTTTGTGTTTTGGTATATGGAGACCGGGGATGTTTTTAAGTAACTTTTTGAAGAACGCCCAAATCGCCGCTCATGGAGGGAATTTACGCTCTTCCCCAGTAATTTATTGAAAACCTCCCTTTAAAAGATGAAATATAGCGTCAATTGAATCGTGTATATTTCATTTCATTAATATGATATAGAGATGTTATTGGTATAATTAAGGGAGAGACTCAATTAGCGATTGACATTTGAGATATTTACTATTTTTATATATCATAATTTTTGATTCCGTTTTTAGAGGGCATGCATGATTTTGATGTGAGGATAATTTTTTATTTTTTGAGTGATGAGAGCCGTGGCGTTTTGAATTGTAAAATATTTACTATAATTTGTTTGAATAACAGAAATTTTAGAAAGCTTTAGATTGATTGGAGATCGGAGTGGTAAAGAATTATGTTGAATTGCTTAAGAGGGGCGTGGAGGAGATTATCCCCCTGGATGAATTTCAGAGGAAGATAGAGATATCTGAGAGGGATAATAAGCCATTAGTAGTTAAAGCCGGTTTTGATCCCACGGCGCCGGATATTCATCTGGGTCATACCGTTTTGTTGAGAAAGATGAGTCATTTCCAGAAGATGGGGCATAGGGTAATATTCTTAATTGGCGATTTTACCGGGATGATAGGGGATCCCAGCGGGAAGTCAGAGACGAGGAATAGATTGACAAGGGAAGAGGTGGCGCAGAATGCCGAGACCTATAAGAAGCAGGTCTTCAAGATATTGGATCCGGATAGGACAGTGATCGAGTTTAATTCCAGATGGTGTGAGAATATGAATTTTGCCGATGTGCTCGATCTTACATCCAAGTATAATGTAGCAAGGATGCTGGAGCGTGATGATTTTTCTGAGAGGTATAGGAATGGCAAACCCATATCAGTATTGGAATTTTTGTATCCATTGATACAGGGTTATGATTCTGTGGCGCTAAAAGCGGATATTGAATTGGGTGGAACGGATCAGAAGTTCAATCTCTTACTTGGAAGGGACATACAGAGGGAATATGGTCAAATACCACAGGTTATTATGACCATGCCGTTATTAGTTGGGCTGGACGGCACGCAGAAGATGAGCAAATCATTGAATAATTATATTGGAATAGATGAGCCGCCAAAAGAGATCTTTGGCAAGGTGATGTCAATCTCAGATGAATTGATGTTTCATTATTATGAGGTTGTAACGGATGTGCCTCTAGAAGAGATCCGTTCATATAGGAAGGGGGTTGAGAGCGGAGAGATGAATCCAAGGGATGTCAAAGTTGGATTGGCAAAGGATATATGCAGACAGTTCTACGATAATGATACAGCCGATAGGGCGGAGGCGGAGTTTAACAAGATATTTGTCAGGAAGGACCTGCCTGATGAGATCCCAGAATATTCTATCCCTGAAGATGTGAGGTTGGAGGGCAAGATTTGGATTGTTCGGTTGCTTATGCTTACAGGCATGGTTAAGACAAATGGCGAGGCTCGAAGATTGATCAAGGGGGGCGGTATTTACTTTGATGGCCAAAGGGTTTCCGATGAGGATTATGAGATCATTCTTCCTGTTGAGTCCATATTAAAGATAGGCAAGAGAAGGTTTCTAAGGATAAGGGGCTGAATATTTTCATTCTAAACACCTATTAGTATATGAAAAATCGTAACAAATCAGGATTGGACATGTCAGATGCAAATGATATAGAGATTATTGACAGGGTGTTATCTGGAGATATTGATTCATTCTCTGAGATAATTAAAAAGTATAATAATCGAATTTTCCGGTATGCCTATTCCAAGGTTGGGAATTATGAGGAGGCTCTTGATATCACTCAGGATATTCTCGTTGTTATATTTGAGGCTTTAAAATCTTTCAGAAGGGAGTCAAAATTATCAACCTGGATTTACAGCATAATGGTAAACTATTGCATGAATTATAAAAAAAGAAAAGAAAAATATAGCTATGTTTCAATCAATAGAATAAATGGCAATGATGAGTTTGAGCTGCAGTTGAGCGATGATAAGCAGAATCCTGAAAAGGAGACCATTGACAGCGAATCCTTGAGAATACTCAAGGATGAACTCTACAAATTGCCCAATGATTATAAGGAGATTCTTATATTAAGGGATATTGATGGTTTGCCATATAATGATATTGCGGGTATACTGGGGGTAAACCTTTCAAATGTTAAGGTTAGAATACATAGGGGCAGAGGGTTGCTGAAGAAGAGATTAGTAGAGAGGGATCTCATATGAACAAGGAGCATATTTCTTTTAATAGGTTATCTGATCTGCATGACAATATTCTCTCTGAATTAGAAAGGGATGCTATAATGCGGCATCTGGCGGTCTGTTCTGAATGCAGCAAGAGATATAACAATCTCAATAAGCTTTTGAGAATGATGTCGTATATGGATTTGTTTAGAATAAAATCAGAAGACGAATTTGTAGTTAAAACCCTGAAAAAGATCAAGGGTGTGAGAAAGAGGGTATTATTATTTAGATTGTTGCCTGCCTCGGCAGTCATTGCTTTTGTGATTATCCTGCTGGGTATTGGCTATTATAGGGGATTTGAGGATGGTGGAAAATATAATCATGAAAATCATCAAGCTATAAGGGAGACTGATGAAGATTATGAGCCTTCTCAATACAGAGAGATAAATAGTGAATATGGCATGGATGAGACATTATCTATTATCAGGAATAATAACCTACAAAAAGTAAGTATCTCTGAATCCTATATTGAAGGGAATATTCATATTGAAGATTATGATAGATTGAAAAGGGAATGCGGTTATACGGATTCCTTTGATTATAATAGCGGATTTAGTATTAGAAAGGTTAATGGATCAGGCATATTTGAAGAGGAGTCCTTGCTGTATTCCGATCTAAATCTTTTCTCCGGAATGATCGATAGCAGGGTCCTCAGGATTCGGATTAATGTCAAATAATCGCATACTTTTGCCTTTACACATAAATAGCCTTGAATGCCCGCCTTTACTATGATTCCTTGTATACCCCTCTGCTTATAACCCTATTGCTCGCGATCAATCAAATGAAGATCAAAGAACCCTGAGGTTACTTTTCAAATCTGGATGATATATTTTTTATGGTCTCACACAATTCATTATGAAAATCCTGGAGTTCGTCCTTCTCCCTCAGCCTCCTCACCTTAGGGATATTCCCCATCCTAAGCTCTCTCAGGTACTGAGTCATCACATACACCGGTCCTGATATCTTATGCGTAATGAAAATAAAGAGCAAAAAGATGATAGCGGATTGAATTACAATCATTACAATGATAAAGTATAGCATTCGAATGCTATTTTTTTTCATATTAAATAGCATGCTGATATTGTTTCTAAATGTGTTCTCCGCATTCATTATCATTGGATTATCGGCGTTTTGTAGCGCCGGTGTAGTGAGGAAGAGATTTATCATCTGATCTTGAGTTTTGACTATCGATTTTGTGTAATTATTATTTATCTTTGCATAATATAATAAAACGCTGCCAATAATCAGTGTGATAATAAGAGGCCATAATACGGCTTTAAAGGTAATTCGAAATTGAAAAGTTTTATCAACAATATACTTCTTTCTTTTAGTCCCCATTTCTCACCTCGATTTTTTGGTAGTGTATGAATATATCGATTAGCAAATCCTATCATTTGTCATTCCGGCCGAAACGCCGGAATCTTCTACTTTTTCAGAAGGTTATAGACTCCCGCATTCACAGGGATGACATCAGAAATGATATTTTCGATATATTAAGACACTTCTGATTTTATTATTTTCAGCTATGACAATTGATATTAAAGATCCTCAATACATAATGCTGCGTTAGCTGAGTTATTTAATTATTATAATATATTCTAATTTAGCGAAGATACAATCAAAAAAATTTTTTTTTATATCTGCGCAAATACTCAATAAACCGGGGAAAGCCTCTATTTTCGTTGGCGATGAAGAAATAAAAAAGTAAGGTATTCAAAATTGATGGCTTGGCTGGATGTTATATGATGAAGAGGTAATGTTGTAATATATTTCTTGAGAAGTGTTGAGAAATATGCTAAGATATTGAGATCGGATTATGATAAATTAATTATCTTTCGAAGGGTTAGATTATTTTAGAAAATACTATGTATAGTAATGAGGTGTTAGATAAAAAGGGGGGAGTTATGGGTAAGAAAATAGCCTTTTTTGACGCCAAACTCTATGACAGAAGATCTTTCACCGATGTAAACAAGGATTTCGGATTTGACATCACATATTTTGATACACATCTTAACGCGCAGACTGCGCCCTTAAGCGGAAAGTTTGATGCTCTCTGCGCTTTTGTGAATGATACAATCGACAGCGCTGTTATAGAAAGTGTGGTAAAACATGGATTACAAATAATCGGACTACGCTGCGCAGGATACAACAACGTTGACATCAAAGCAGCATA encodes the following:
- a CDS encoding glycosyltransferase family 2 protein; translation: MQDGIKENMFISGFSTVRNGIKLGYPLVESIRSILPVVDEFVITIGKSDDNTLKTVKRIGDPKIKVLETTWDSRFTVKGRILAVQSNLALFQCTGTWAFYIQADEVFHEDDHNRIVKFCENYSKDEEVEGFLFDYTHFFGNYSWYGDSYHWYRKEIRVIRNHRGIISWRSAQSFRVDGRKIGVVDTGCRIFHYGWVRPPKVMAEKIKQHDELHHGRGYNKNIHQMDYNYLNEMDTKCMKPFNGKHPKVMTDIIKGYNIDFDPSSIQYKPNMKDLRRRVVNKLGKCTGWYPGEYKNYKKLKLKQSDRVQIIKSDH
- a CDS encoding Mur ligase family protein, whose amino-acid sequence is MTRDIHSIYMIGICGIAMGTLACMLKQMGFNISGSDDNVYPPMSDILHEWNIDVHIGFNADNIDDPDLIIIGNAISRGNVEAEYTLNRRIPYLSMAQALYNFFLRDKEVVSVSGTHGKTTTTALLSHILEHAGGEPSFFIGGVSRNYNTNFKLGLGKYFIIEGDEYDSAFFEKFPKFILYRPHHLVLTSLEFDHADIYNSLDEIKLWFKRLVNIIPSEGNIILSHEYPHLSEVVSRSYAKCYSFGNLDSDICYEFLRHSGDFSELKIRFKQFNDIRLVTKLFGDYNYANIAAAVSMALLLGVNEAHIQHAVKTFKGVKRRQELIFSSNTIKIYEDFAHHPTEISSFLNGLRKRYPDSILWAIYEPRSATSRRNIFQDELSCSFAPSNRILFKRPFKLQSIPESDRIDIERVQQDIINMKRDAFLFNSVDEIVDFTFREIDPQRDNVIAIMSNGGFDNIYEKMTWRAREIT
- a CDS encoding N-glycosylase/DNA lyase, with translation MNQRQKEIVEIYNSIRSRIETQLESFRRIWIEFDDKDIFAELVFCLLTPQSRAKSCWIAVNNLRKKNLLFNGCYNDINMELNLVRFKNRKTEYILLSRNLFITDGKISLKNSINQLDNVYSKRDWLVERIKGFGYKEASHFLRNIGFSENIAILDRHILKNLRLSRVIDEIPDSLSKKRYIDMENRMKDYATDIRIPLNHLDFVFWYMETGDVFK
- the tyrS gene encoding tyrosine--tRNA ligase, with translation MVKNYVELLKRGVEEIIPLDEFQRKIEISERDNKPLVVKAGFDPTAPDIHLGHTVLLRKMSHFQKMGHRVIFLIGDFTGMIGDPSGKSETRNRLTREEVAQNAETYKKQVFKILDPDRTVIEFNSRWCENMNFADVLDLTSKYNVARMLERDDFSERYRNGKPISVLEFLYPLIQGYDSVALKADIELGGTDQKFNLLLGRDIQREYGQIPQVIMTMPLLVGLDGTQKMSKSLNNYIGIDEPPKEIFGKVMSISDELMFHYYEVVTDVPLEEIRSYRKGVESGEMNPRDVKVGLAKDICRQFYDNDTADRAEAEFNKIFVRKDLPDEIPEYSIPEDVRLEGKIWIVRLLMLTGMVKTNGEARRLIKGGGIYFDGQRVSDEDYEIILPVESILKIGKRRFLRIRG
- a CDS encoding sigma-70 family RNA polymerase sigma factor produces the protein MSDANDIEIIDRVLSGDIDSFSEIIKKYNNRIFRYAYSKVGNYEEALDITQDILVVIFEALKSFRRESKLSTWIYSIMVNYCMNYKKRKEKYSYVSINRINGNDEFELQLSDDKQNPEKETIDSESLRILKDELYKLPNDYKEILILRDIDGLPYNDIAGILGVNLSNVKVRIHRGRGLLKKRLVERDLI
- a CDS encoding zf-HC2 domain-containing protein, whose amino-acid sequence is MNKEHISFNRLSDLHDNILSELERDAIMRHLAVCSECSKRYNNLNKLLRMMSYMDLFRIKSEDEFVVKTLKKIKGVRKRVLLFRLLPASAVIAFVIILLGIGYYRGFEDGGKYNHENHQAIRETDEDYEPSQYREINSEYGMDETLSIIRNNNLQKVSISESYIEGNIHIEDYDRLKRECGYTDSFDYNSGFSIRKVNGSGIFEEESLLYSDLNLFSGMIDSRVLRIRINVK